The following coding sequences are from one Cygnus olor isolate bCygOlo1 chromosome 2, bCygOlo1.pri.v2, whole genome shotgun sequence window:
- the LOC121066464 gene encoding centrosomal protein of 290 kDa-like isoform X3, with product MSLLFLFSRILSGPYPRSGLCWIKLSDENERLLKKLKKLQTKNKELENNLAQIQEKLRLQQLMRDYVTNRDLLQMYNNLQKRFVKEIKTNQEQSEAIANLTIKIHELEHNLQEQRQRIEQLERKKVSWKTGAVSRKRSQTPEKEVTSCKDVSKKKESCCTKYLELLLKEIKKLKKENEKLSTERRTLKNELAGLDKDFFEEIEDLKHAVQESVKLNNQYEKCLKQITVMYGLPFTAHL from the exons ATGTCacttttattcctgttttctagAATCCTCTCAGGACCTTACCCGAGATCTGGTTTGTGCTGGATAAAA CTCAGTGATGAAAATGAACGGTTActcaagaagctgaaaaagctgCAAACGAAAAATAAGgagctggaaaataatttggctCAGATTCAAGAAAAACTGCGTCTGCAGCAGTTAATGCGTGACTATGTCACGAACAGGGA tCTACTACAGATGTATAATAACCTACAGAAGCGTTTTgttaaagaaatcaaaacaaaccaGGAACAAAGTGAAGCAATTGCAAATCTCACT ATTAAAATTCATGAGCTAGAGCATAATCTTCAAGAACAGAGGCAAAGAATTGAGCAATTGGAACGTAAAAAGGTTTCTTGGAAAACCGGTGCTGTTTCtagaaaaagaagtcaaactCCAGAGAAGGAAGTAACGTCTTGCAAAGACGTATCTAAAAAGAAGGAATCCTGTTGCACGAAGTATTTAG AGCTGTTGCTGAAGGAGattaaaaagctgaagaaagaaaatgaaaagttgtCTACAGAAAGGAGAACACTAAAAAATGAATTAGCTGGATTAGACAAG gattTTTTTGAAGAGATAGAAGATCTAAAGCACGCAGTACAGGAATCTGTCAAACTGAACAACCAGTATGAAAAGTGCTTGAAACAAATAACTGTTATGTATGGACTTCCTTTTACAGCACATTTGTAA
- the LOC121066464 gene encoding golgin subfamily A member 6-like protein 1 isoform X1, with product MSLLFLFSRILSGPYPRSGLCWIKLSDENERLLKKLKKLQTKNKELENNLAQIQEKLRLQQLMRDYVTNRDVQVQTETHLWHKGGYSKDLNLEGESVSLLQMYNNLQKRFVKEIKTNQEQSEAIANLTIKIHELEHNLQEQRQRIEQLERKKVSWKTGAVSRKRSQTPEKEVTSCKDVSKKKESCCTKYLELLLKEIKKLKKENEKLSTERRTLKNELAGLDKDFFEEIEDLKHAVQESVKLNNQYEKCLKQITVMYGLPFTAHL from the exons ATGTCacttttattcctgttttctagAATCCTCTCAGGACCTTACCCGAGATCTGGTTTGTGCTGGATAAAA CTCAGTGATGAAAATGAACGGTTActcaagaagctgaaaaagctgCAAACGAAAAATAAGgagctggaaaataatttggctCAGATTCAAGAAAAACTGCGTCTGCAGCAGTTAATGCGTGACTATGTCACGAACAGGGA TGTTCAGGTTCAAACAGAAACACACTTATGGCATAAAGGTGGATACAGCAAGGATCTTAATCTAGAGGGTGAAAGTGTCAG tCTACTACAGATGTATAATAACCTACAGAAGCGTTTTgttaaagaaatcaaaacaaaccaGGAACAAAGTGAAGCAATTGCAAATCTCACT ATTAAAATTCATGAGCTAGAGCATAATCTTCAAGAACAGAGGCAAAGAATTGAGCAATTGGAACGTAAAAAGGTTTCTTGGAAAACCGGTGCTGTTTCtagaaaaagaagtcaaactCCAGAGAAGGAAGTAACGTCTTGCAAAGACGTATCTAAAAAGAAGGAATCCTGTTGCACGAAGTATTTAG AGCTGTTGCTGAAGGAGattaaaaagctgaagaaagaaaatgaaaagttgtCTACAGAAAGGAGAACACTAAAAAATGAATTAGCTGGATTAGACAAG gattTTTTTGAAGAGATAGAAGATCTAAAGCACGCAGTACAGGAATCTGTCAAACTGAACAACCAGTATGAAAAGTGCTTGAAACAAATAACTGTTATGTATGGACTTCCTTTTACAGCACATTTGTAA
- the LOC121066464 gene encoding centrosomal protein of 290 kDa-like isoform X5 → MALPSAHRCLQLSDENERLLKKLKKLQTKNKELENNLAQIQEKLRLQQLMRDYVTNRDVQVQTETHLWHKGGYSKDLNLEGESVSLLQMYNNLQKRFVKEIKTNQEQSEAIANLTIKIHELEHNLQEQRQRIEQLERKKVSWKTGAVSRKRSQTPEKEVTSCKDVSKKKESCCTKYLELLLKEIKKLKKENEKLSTERRTLKNELAGLDKDFFEEIEDLKHAVQESVKLNNQYEKCLKQITVMYGLPFTAHL, encoded by the exons ATGGCGCTGCCGTCGGCCCACCGGTGCCTGCAA CTCAGTGATGAAAATGAACGGTTActcaagaagctgaaaaagctgCAAACGAAAAATAAGgagctggaaaataatttggctCAGATTCAAGAAAAACTGCGTCTGCAGCAGTTAATGCGTGACTATGTCACGAACAGGGA TGTTCAGGTTCAAACAGAAACACACTTATGGCATAAAGGTGGATACAGCAAGGATCTTAATCTAGAGGGTGAAAGTGTCAG tCTACTACAGATGTATAATAACCTACAGAAGCGTTTTgttaaagaaatcaaaacaaaccaGGAACAAAGTGAAGCAATTGCAAATCTCACT ATTAAAATTCATGAGCTAGAGCATAATCTTCAAGAACAGAGGCAAAGAATTGAGCAATTGGAACGTAAAAAGGTTTCTTGGAAAACCGGTGCTGTTTCtagaaaaagaagtcaaactCCAGAGAAGGAAGTAACGTCTTGCAAAGACGTATCTAAAAAGAAGGAATCCTGTTGCACGAAGTATTTAG AGCTGTTGCTGAAGGAGattaaaaagctgaagaaagaaaatgaaaagttgtCTACAGAAAGGAGAACACTAAAAAATGAATTAGCTGGATTAGACAAG gattTTTTTGAAGAGATAGAAGATCTAAAGCACGCAGTACAGGAATCTGTCAAACTGAACAACCAGTATGAAAAGTGCTTGAAACAAATAACTGTTATGTATGGACTTCCTTTTACAGCACATTTGTAA
- the LOC121066464 gene encoding centrosomal protein of 290 kDa-like isoform X2 produces the protein MEQSFSFSDAKMKINLSDENERLLKKLKKLQTKNKELENNLAQIQEKLRLQQLMRDYVTNRDVQVQTETHLWHKGGYSKDLNLEGESVSLLQMYNNLQKRFVKEIKTNQEQSEAIANLTIKIHELEHNLQEQRQRIEQLERKKVSWKTGAVSRKRSQTPEKEVTSCKDVSKKKESCCTKYLELLLKEIKKLKKENEKLSTERRTLKNELAGLDKDFFEEIEDLKHAVQESVKLNNQYEKCLKQITVMYGLPFTAHL, from the exons ATGGAGCAGTCTTTCAGCTTCAGTGACGCTAAAATGAAGATAAAC CTCAGTGATGAAAATGAACGGTTActcaagaagctgaaaaagctgCAAACGAAAAATAAGgagctggaaaataatttggctCAGATTCAAGAAAAACTGCGTCTGCAGCAGTTAATGCGTGACTATGTCACGAACAGGGA TGTTCAGGTTCAAACAGAAACACACTTATGGCATAAAGGTGGATACAGCAAGGATCTTAATCTAGAGGGTGAAAGTGTCAG tCTACTACAGATGTATAATAACCTACAGAAGCGTTTTgttaaagaaatcaaaacaaaccaGGAACAAAGTGAAGCAATTGCAAATCTCACT ATTAAAATTCATGAGCTAGAGCATAATCTTCAAGAACAGAGGCAAAGAATTGAGCAATTGGAACGTAAAAAGGTTTCTTGGAAAACCGGTGCTGTTTCtagaaaaagaagtcaaactCCAGAGAAGGAAGTAACGTCTTGCAAAGACGTATCTAAAAAGAAGGAATCCTGTTGCACGAAGTATTTAG AGCTGTTGCTGAAGGAGattaaaaagctgaagaaagaaaatgaaaagttgtCTACAGAAAGGAGAACACTAAAAAATGAATTAGCTGGATTAGACAAG gattTTTTTGAAGAGATAGAAGATCTAAAGCACGCAGTACAGGAATCTGTCAAACTGAACAACCAGTATGAAAAGTGCTTGAAACAAATAACTGTTATGTATGGACTTCCTTTTACAGCACATTTGTAA
- the LOC121066464 gene encoding centrosomal protein of 290 kDa-like isoform X4, producing MRDYVTNRDVQVQTETHLWHKGGYSKDLNLEGESVSLLQMYNNLQKRFVKEIKTNQEQSEAIANLTIKIHELEHNLQEQRQRIEQLERKKVSWKTGAVSRKRSQTPEKEVTSCKDVSKKKESCCTKYLELLLKEIKKLKKENEKLSTERRTLKNELAGLDKDFFEEIEDLKHAVQESVKLNNQYEKCLKQITVMYGLPFTAHL from the exons ATGCGTGACTATGTCACGAACAGGGA TGTTCAGGTTCAAACAGAAACACACTTATGGCATAAAGGTGGATACAGCAAGGATCTTAATCTAGAGGGTGAAAGTGTCAG tCTACTACAGATGTATAATAACCTACAGAAGCGTTTTgttaaagaaatcaaaacaaaccaGGAACAAAGTGAAGCAATTGCAAATCTCACT ATTAAAATTCATGAGCTAGAGCATAATCTTCAAGAACAGAGGCAAAGAATTGAGCAATTGGAACGTAAAAAGGTTTCTTGGAAAACCGGTGCTGTTTCtagaaaaagaagtcaaactCCAGAGAAGGAAGTAACGTCTTGCAAAGACGTATCTAAAAAGAAGGAATCCTGTTGCACGAAGTATTTAG AGCTGTTGCTGAAGGAGattaaaaagctgaagaaagaaaatgaaaagttgtCTACAGAAAGGAGAACACTAAAAAATGAATTAGCTGGATTAGACAAG gattTTTTTGAAGAGATAGAAGATCTAAAGCACGCAGTACAGGAATCTGTCAAACTGAACAACCAGTATGAAAAGTGCTTGAAACAAATAACTGTTATGTATGGACTTCCTTTTACAGCACATTTGTAA
- the MPPE1 gene encoding metallophosphoesterase 1 isoform X2: MLTSRLITVKNLPSRKRICFLLKLVCFVSSVLIFCEFLIYYVVIFQCRWPEVKGGAHTGNTDTSASVLKAIILADTHLLGEIKGHWLDKLRREWQMERSFQTALWLLQPDIVFILGDVFDEGKWSSPQAWADDVRRFRKMFKYPASTELVVIVGNHDIGFHYEMTTYKVNRFEKIFNFTSGKLITRKGINFVIVNSVAMEGDGCAICRTSEAKLVALSHKLNCSQQNWNHSNKRCSDVEKLPASEPILLQHYPLYRKSDAECSGEDSAPPEEKNIPFKEKYDVLSQEASQKLLWWFRPRLILSGHTHSACEVLHAGKIPEISVPSFSWRNRNNPSFIMGSITPTDFSLQKCFLPYESRVFTIYCAAGALLVILILAHFQLLTPPFYFAQHLISKHKAV, translated from the exons ATGCTGACTTCTAGATTGATCACTGTGAAGAATCTTCCTTCGAGGAAGAGGATCTGTTTCCTGCTGAAACTTGTGTGCTTTGTCAGCTCCGTGTtaatattttgtgaatttttaatttattatgtgGTAATTTTTCAATGTCGATGGCCAGAAGTGAAAGGTGGAGCTCACACAGGTAACACAGACACTTCAGCTTCAGTCCTGAAGGCCATAATTTTAGCTGACACTCACCTGCTTGGTGAAATCAAAGGACATTGGCTGGATAAACTACGAAG GGAATGGCAAATGGAGAGATCTTTCCAAACTGCCTTGTGGTTACTGCAGCCAgatattgtttttattctggGAGATGTCTTTGATGAAGGAAAATGGAGCTCACCTCAG gcATGGGCAGATGATGTCAGGAGATTTCGGAAAATGTTTAAGTATCCAGCTTCTACTGAACTGGTGGTTATCGTTGGAAATCATGACATTGGATTTCATTATGA AATGACCACGTACAAGGTAAATCGATTTGAAAAAATTTTCAACTTTACTTCAGGAAAGCTAATAACTCGAAAAGGAATAAA CTTTGTCATAGTGAACAGCGTAGCCATGGAGGGTGATGGCTGCGCTATCTGCCGTACCTCAGAGGCAAAGCTTGTGGCGCTTTCTCACAAACTGAATTGCTCCCAGCAG AACTGGAATCATTCCAACAAAAGATGCAGTGACGTGGAAAAGCTTCCAGCTTCGGAACCAATCCTTTTACAG CATTACCCTCTCTACCGGAAAAGTGATGCTGAATGCAGTGGAGAAGATTCTGCCCCTCCAGAGGAGAAGAACATcccatttaaagaaaaatatgatgtACTGTCTCAGGAAGCATCACAAAAG CTGTTATGGTGGTTTCGTCCCCGTTTGATTCTCAGTGGGCACACCCATAGTGCTTGTGAAGTGCTGCATGCGGGGAAAATTCCAGAAATCAGCGTCCCGTCGTTCAGTTGGAGGAATAGAAACAATCCTAGTTTCATCATg ggCAGCATAACACCAACTGACTTCTCCCTCCAAAAATGCTTCCTTCCGTATGAGAGCAGAGTCTTTACTATATACTGTGCAGCAGGTGCTCTGCTTGTAATCCTGATACTAGctcattttcagcttctcactccaccattttattttgctcagcATTTAATCAGTAAGCATAAAGCAGTATGA
- the MPPE1 gene encoding metallophosphoesterase 1 isoform X1 → MLTSRLITVKNLPSRKRICFLLKLVCFVSSVLIFCEFLIYYVVIFQCRWPEVKGGAHTGNTDTSASVLKAIILADTHLLGEIKGHWLDKLRREWQMERSFQTALWLLQPDIVFILGDVFDEGKWSSPQAWADDVRRFRKMFKYPASTELVVIVGNHDIGFHYEMTTYKVNRFEKIFNFTSGKLITRKGINFVIVNSVAMEGDGCAICRTSEAKLVALSHKLNCSQQNWNHSNKRCSDVEKLPASEPILLQHYPLYRKSDAECSGEDSAPPEEKNIPFKEKYDVLSQEASQKLLWWFRPRLILSGHTHSACEVLHAGKIPEISVPSFSWRNRNNPSFIMLKKTKHKTRREKHKNCLRRGCSLPSLQCTGGTGEKLFWPHAQAPGAAGRCWSQPKLCSCTPNPWHPRLQRASAALWLFFYVVAMPTPPSLPTRSIGGLFI, encoded by the exons ATGCTGACTTCTAGATTGATCACTGTGAAGAATCTTCCTTCGAGGAAGAGGATCTGTTTCCTGCTGAAACTTGTGTGCTTTGTCAGCTCCGTGTtaatattttgtgaatttttaatttattatgtgGTAATTTTTCAATGTCGATGGCCAGAAGTGAAAGGTGGAGCTCACACAGGTAACACAGACACTTCAGCTTCAGTCCTGAAGGCCATAATTTTAGCTGACACTCACCTGCTTGGTGAAATCAAAGGACATTGGCTGGATAAACTACGAAG GGAATGGCAAATGGAGAGATCTTTCCAAACTGCCTTGTGGTTACTGCAGCCAgatattgtttttattctggGAGATGTCTTTGATGAAGGAAAATGGAGCTCACCTCAG gcATGGGCAGATGATGTCAGGAGATTTCGGAAAATGTTTAAGTATCCAGCTTCTACTGAACTGGTGGTTATCGTTGGAAATCATGACATTGGATTTCATTATGA AATGACCACGTACAAGGTAAATCGATTTGAAAAAATTTTCAACTTTACTTCAGGAAAGCTAATAACTCGAAAAGGAATAAA CTTTGTCATAGTGAACAGCGTAGCCATGGAGGGTGATGGCTGCGCTATCTGCCGTACCTCAGAGGCAAAGCTTGTGGCGCTTTCTCACAAACTGAATTGCTCCCAGCAG AACTGGAATCATTCCAACAAAAGATGCAGTGACGTGGAAAAGCTTCCAGCTTCGGAACCAATCCTTTTACAG CATTACCCTCTCTACCGGAAAAGTGATGCTGAATGCAGTGGAGAAGATTCTGCCCCTCCAGAGGAGAAGAACATcccatttaaagaaaaatatgatgtACTGTCTCAGGAAGCATCACAAAAG CTGTTATGGTGGTTTCGTCCCCGTTTGATTCTCAGTGGGCACACCCATAGTGCTTGTGAAGTGCTGCATGCGGGGAAAATTCCAGAAATCAGCGTCCCGTCGTTCAGTTGGAGGAATAGAAACAATCCTAGTTTCATCATg ctgaaaaaaacaaagcacaaaaccagGAGAGAGAAACACAAGAATTGCTTACGGAGGGGATGCTCTCTGCCAAGCCTACAGTGCACGGGTGGCACTGGGGAGAAGCTGTTTTGGCCCCATGCCCaagccccaggagctgctggcaggtgcTGGTCCCAGCCCAAACTCTGCTCCTGCACCCCAAACCCATGGCACCCGCGGCTGCAAAGggcctctgcagctctgtggttgtttttttatgtgGTTGCAATGCCTACACCCCCTTCCCTCCCTACCCGCTCCATAGGTGGCCTCTTTATATAA